A genomic stretch from Halichoerus grypus chromosome 7, mHalGry1.hap1.1, whole genome shotgun sequence includes:
- the SLC68A1 gene encoding transmembrane protein 180 isoform X2, with amino-acid sequence MGLGRLQAWMLGLPTPVVYGSLALFISILHNVFLLYYVDTFVSVYKINKAAFWVGETVFLLWNSLNDPLFGWLSDRQFLSSQPRSGAGLSSRAVVLARVRALGWHGPLLALSFLAFWVPWAPAGLQFLLCLCLYDGFLTLVDLHHHALLADLALSAHDRTHLNFYCSLFSAAGSLSVFASYAFWNKEDFSSFRAFCVALATGSGLGFMGAARLLGRQVEAAGREPECPALAVNGGLCGEELLTGCQDAGSITLSQYLQQLARHRNFLWFVGMDLVQVFHCHFNSNFFPLFLEHLLSDHISLSTGSFLLGISYVAPHVNNLYFLPLCRRWGVYAVVRGLFLLKLGLSLLMLLAGPDRPGFLCLFIASNRVFTEGTCKLLTLVVTDLVDEDLVLNHRKQAASALLFGMVALVTKPGQTFAPLLGTWLLCFYTVVRSFVHSFNKRV; translated from the exons ATGGGGCTGGGCAGGCTCCAGGCCTGGATGCTGGGCCTTCCTACGCCTGTGGTCTATGGCTCCCTGGCTCTGTTCATCTCTATCCTGCACAATGTGTTCCTGCTTTACTATGTGGACACTTTTGTCTCAGTGTACAAGATCAACAAAGCTGCCTTCTGGGTTGGAGAG ACGGTGTTTCTCCTCTGGAACAGCCTCAACGACCCCCTCTTCGGCTGGCTGAGTGACCGTCAGTTCCTCAGCTCTCAGCCCCG GTCGGGCGCCGGGCTCTCCTCGAGGGCCGTGGTGCTGGCACGGGTGCGGGCCCTGGGCTGGCACGGGCCGCTGCTGGCGCTGTCGTTCCTGGCATTCTGGGTGCCCTGGGCACCCGCTGGCCTGCAGTTCTTGCTGTGCCTCTGCCTCTATGATGGCTTCCTGACGCTCGTGGACCTGCACCATCATGCCTTGCTGGCTGACCTGGCCCTCTCTGCCCACGACCGTACCCACCTCAACTTCTACTGCTCCCTCTTCAGTGCGGCtggctccctctctgtctttgccTCCTATGCCTTCTGGAACAAGGAAGACTTCTCTTCCTTCCGCGCCTTCTGTGTGGCCCTGGCCACCGGCTCTGGGCTGGGCTTTATGGGGGCCGCACGGCTGCTTGGGCGGCAGGTTGAGGCGGCTGGCAGGGAGCCAGAGTGCCCAGCCCTGGCTGTGAATGGCGG CCTGTGCGGAGAGGAGCTGCTTACCGGCTGCCAGGACGCAGGTAGCATCACTTTGAGCCAGTACCTCCAGCAGCTCGCACGCCACCGGAACTTCCTGTGGTTCGTGGGCATGGACCTGGTGCAG GTGTTTCACTGCCACTTCAACAGCAacttcttccccctcttcctggAGCATCTGTTGTCAGACCACATCTCCCTCTCCACGGGCTCCTTCCTGCTGG GCATCTCCTATGTGGCCCCCCACGTCAACAACCTCTACTTCCTGCCCTTGTGCCGGCGCTGGGGCGTCTACGCGGTGGTGCGGGGGCTCTTCCTGCTCAAGCTGGGCCTGAGCCTGCTCATGCTGTTGGCCGGCCCCGACCGCCCCggcttcctctgcctcttcattGCCAG CAACCGTGTCTTCACGGAGGGCACCTGTAAGCTGTTGACTTTGGTGGTCACTGACCTGGTGGACGAGGACCTGGTGCTGAACCACCGCAAGCAGGCGGCCTCAGCTCTTCTCTTTGGCATGGTGGCCCTGGTGACCAAGCCGGGCCAGACCTTCGCCCCGCTGCTGGGCACCTGGCTGCTGTGCTTCTACACAG TggttcgttcgttcgttcattcattcaacaaacgtgTATAG